From Pelmatolapia mariae isolate MD_Pm_ZW linkage group LG1, Pm_UMD_F_2, whole genome shotgun sequence, one genomic window encodes:
- the vrk3 gene encoding inactive serine/threonine-protein kinase VRK3 isoform X1, which translates to MAVVQHLWMQAAVKNDRRRRRSRFVVFSTAGCNCPEVLQRAALRLRSSTCEIVNAVKKKQQNNQRIRMPFHFCPQCGTKLQPEFRFCPSCGEKLPGPESPFQSESVNSSFSSPLRNAAATSVVNPSPTPSMSCELSTAHGFDTLSSLTPRPALRRTRNTLCLDKEDNDAGLQESPPKKNTVTFKLDTGAQPIVESPVAKSPRSARGKGKPCSPLKKQEEEEKKLSAKTGWIEGRSAVDGASPVSSPNSKSPAKATGKNKGKKSKHASSVEPLPEGEEVTDTTGKKWKLIRQLSQSATELLYEVSRPSSKELNHTLKLGAKDGRIFNEQNFLQRAAKPASVEKWVKQNKLDFLGIPSCVGFGLHTDSYRFLIFPSIGESLQSIIKKENQPLSEEVVLQLAYRILDVLHYIHSNEYVHADISAENVYIKQGQRSQVYLVGYCHAFRYCPGGKHVEYREASRTPHEGTVEFISLDAHKGAAPSRRSDLQSLGYCLLHWHTGLLPWTELTQPQQIATEKQRYMEDVPALLSQCFGRRSVSRAFQTYLTAVMALQYSEQPDYSALKAGLSDALVQLGASVEEPLDF; encoded by the exons ATGGCAGTAGTGCAGCATCTTTGGATGCAAGCTGCCGTTAAAAacgacagaagaagaagaagatctcGCTTTGTGGTTTTTAGCACAGCTGGTTGCAATTGTCCTGAAGTCCTGCAGAGGGCAGCATTGCGCCTGCGTAGCTCCACCTGTGAGATTGTCAATGCggtgaagaagaagcagcaaaaCAATCAGAGAATAAG AATGCCTTTCCATTTCTGCCCCCAGTGTGGGACAAAGTTACAGCCTGAATTCAGATTCTGTCCTTCATGTGGGGAGAAACTTCCCGGTCCTGAAAGTCCATTTCAATCTGAATCTGTGAACTCAAGTTTCTCCTCGCCTCTGAGAAATGCAGCAGCAACATCTGTAGTTAACCCAAGCCCCACTCCAAGCATGAGCTGTGAACTCAGTACAG CCCACGGATTTGACACTTTAAGCTCGTTAACACCACGTCCTGCACTGCGAAGGACTCGCAACACCCTTTGCCTGGACAAAGAAG ATAATGACGCTGGGTTGCAGGAATCTCCACCAAAGAAGAACACGGTCACCTTTAAACTCGACACTGGGGCGCAGCCAATCGTAGAGTCTCCTGTTGCAAAATCTCCTCGATCTG CGCGAGGGAAAGGAAAGCCCTGCAGTCCTTTGAAaaagcaggaagaagaagaaaaaaagctgtcTGCAAAAACAGGCTGGATAGAGGGGAGATCAGCAGTAGATGGAGCTTCACCTGTTTCCTCACCAAACTCTAAGTCTCCTGCAAAAG CAACTGGAAAAAATAAAGGCAAGAAGTCGAAGCATGCATCCTCTGTGGAACCGCTGCCTGAAGGTGAGGAGGTGACCGACACAACCGGCAAGAAGTGGAAGCTGATCAGGCAGCTCAGTCAGAGCGCAACCGAGCTGCTCTACGAAG TTTCTCGGCCAAGCTCAAAGGAGTTGAATCACACCCTCAAACTG GGAGCTAAAGATGGAAGAATCTTCAATGAGCAGAACTTTCTGCAGAGAGCTGCTAAACCGGCGTCTG TGGAAAAGTGGgtcaaacaaaacaagctgGATTTTCTGGGGATTCCTTCCTGCGTTGGCTTTGGTCTCCATACAGACTCGTACAG GTTTCTAATTTTTCCCAGCATTGGCGAGTCGCTCCAGTCCATCATCAAGAAAGAAAATCAGCCTCTGTCTGAGGAAGTTGTTCTTCAGCTGGCCTATAGAATA TTAGACGTGCTGCACTACATCCATTCAAACGAATACGTTCATGCGGATATCAGTGCCGAGAACGTGTACATAAAACAAGGACAGAGGTCACAG gtGTACCTTGTAGGATACTGCCATGCCTTCAGGTACTGTCCAGGAGGAAAGCATGTGGAGTACCGTGAAGCCAGCCGAACGCCACACGAGGGCACCGTCGAGTTCATCAGCCTGGACGCCCATAAAGGAGCAG CTCCATCTCGCCGCAGCGACCTGCAGTCTTTGGGTTACTGCTTGCTGCACTGGCACACTGGATTGCTGCCGTGGACAGAGCTCACTCAACCACAGCAGATAGCCACCGAGAAACAGAG GTACATGGAGGATGTTCCTGCACTTCTGAGCCAGTGCTTTGGGAGGAGGAGCGTTTCCA GAGCATTTCAAACGTACCTGACCGCAGTGATGGCTCTGCAGTACTCCGAGCAGCCCGATTACTCAGCGCTGAAGGCCGGACTCAGCGACGCTTTAGTGCAGCTGGGGGCATCGGTGGAGGAGCCCCTCGATTTTTAG
- the vrk3 gene encoding inactive serine/threonine-protein kinase VRK3 isoform X2, with protein sequence MPFHFCPQCGTKLQPEFRFCPSCGEKLPGPESPFQSESVNSSFSSPLRNAAATSVVNPSPTPSMSCELSTAHGFDTLSSLTPRPALRRTRNTLCLDKEDNDAGLQESPPKKNTVTFKLDTGAQPIVESPVAKSPRSARGKGKPCSPLKKQEEEEKKLSAKTGWIEGRSAVDGASPVSSPNSKSPAKATGKNKGKKSKHASSVEPLPEGEEVTDTTGKKWKLIRQLSQSATELLYEVSRPSSKELNHTLKLGAKDGRIFNEQNFLQRAAKPASVEKWVKQNKLDFLGIPSCVGFGLHTDSYRFLIFPSIGESLQSIIKKENQPLSEEVVLQLAYRILDVLHYIHSNEYVHADISAENVYIKQGQRSQVYLVGYCHAFRYCPGGKHVEYREASRTPHEGTVEFISLDAHKGAAPSRRSDLQSLGYCLLHWHTGLLPWTELTQPQQIATEKQRYMEDVPALLSQCFGRRSVSRAFQTYLTAVMALQYSEQPDYSALKAGLSDALVQLGASVEEPLDF encoded by the exons ATGCCTTTCCATTTCTGCCCCCAGTGTGGGACAAAGTTACAGCCTGAATTCAGATTCTGTCCTTCATGTGGGGAGAAACTTCCCGGTCCTGAAAGTCCATTTCAATCTGAATCTGTGAACTCAAGTTTCTCCTCGCCTCTGAGAAATGCAGCAGCAACATCTGTAGTTAACCCAAGCCCCACTCCAAGCATGAGCTGTGAACTCAGTACAG CCCACGGATTTGACACTTTAAGCTCGTTAACACCACGTCCTGCACTGCGAAGGACTCGCAACACCCTTTGCCTGGACAAAGAAG ATAATGACGCTGGGTTGCAGGAATCTCCACCAAAGAAGAACACGGTCACCTTTAAACTCGACACTGGGGCGCAGCCAATCGTAGAGTCTCCTGTTGCAAAATCTCCTCGATCTG CGCGAGGGAAAGGAAAGCCCTGCAGTCCTTTGAAaaagcaggaagaagaagaaaaaaagctgtcTGCAAAAACAGGCTGGATAGAGGGGAGATCAGCAGTAGATGGAGCTTCACCTGTTTCCTCACCAAACTCTAAGTCTCCTGCAAAAG CAACTGGAAAAAATAAAGGCAAGAAGTCGAAGCATGCATCCTCTGTGGAACCGCTGCCTGAAGGTGAGGAGGTGACCGACACAACCGGCAAGAAGTGGAAGCTGATCAGGCAGCTCAGTCAGAGCGCAACCGAGCTGCTCTACGAAG TTTCTCGGCCAAGCTCAAAGGAGTTGAATCACACCCTCAAACTG GGAGCTAAAGATGGAAGAATCTTCAATGAGCAGAACTTTCTGCAGAGAGCTGCTAAACCGGCGTCTG TGGAAAAGTGGgtcaaacaaaacaagctgGATTTTCTGGGGATTCCTTCCTGCGTTGGCTTTGGTCTCCATACAGACTCGTACAG GTTTCTAATTTTTCCCAGCATTGGCGAGTCGCTCCAGTCCATCATCAAGAAAGAAAATCAGCCTCTGTCTGAGGAAGTTGTTCTTCAGCTGGCCTATAGAATA TTAGACGTGCTGCACTACATCCATTCAAACGAATACGTTCATGCGGATATCAGTGCCGAGAACGTGTACATAAAACAAGGACAGAGGTCACAG gtGTACCTTGTAGGATACTGCCATGCCTTCAGGTACTGTCCAGGAGGAAAGCATGTGGAGTACCGTGAAGCCAGCCGAACGCCACACGAGGGCACCGTCGAGTTCATCAGCCTGGACGCCCATAAAGGAGCAG CTCCATCTCGCCGCAGCGACCTGCAGTCTTTGGGTTACTGCTTGCTGCACTGGCACACTGGATTGCTGCCGTGGACAGAGCTCACTCAACCACAGCAGATAGCCACCGAGAAACAGAG GTACATGGAGGATGTTCCTGCACTTCTGAGCCAGTGCTTTGGGAGGAGGAGCGTTTCCA GAGCATTTCAAACGTACCTGACCGCAGTGATGGCTCTGCAGTACTCCGAGCAGCCCGATTACTCAGCGCTGAAGGCCGGACTCAGCGACGCTTTAGTGCAGCTGGGGGCATCGGTGGAGGAGCCCCTCGATTTTTAG